DNA sequence from the Candidatus Sulfuricurvum sp. RIFRC-1 genome:
TGTTTTCGAGTGCAGCGGTCTATTTTTGAGTGGAGCATCAACGTCGCATCATTTGGCAAAAGGGGTTAAAAAAGTGATTCTCTCCGCCCCAACCCAAGACAGTGCAATTCCGACATTCGTCTTAGGGGTTAATGAACATTTGTATGCGGGGCAAGATATTATCTCGAACGCTTCGTGCACAACGAATTGTTTGGGGCCGATTGCCAAAATCATTGATGAGACATTTGGGATCGAAAAAGGGTTGATGACGACGATCCATGCGTATACGAACGGTCAAGCGATTATTGATTCGGCGCATGGGAGCGATATGCGCCGTTCACGTGCGGCAGCACTCAACATGATCCCTACCACCACCGGTGCGGCAAAAGCGATCAGTATCGTCCTCCCGAATCTGGAAGGGAAGCTTCATGGGCAAAGTGTTCGTGTCCCTACTCCGGATGTCTCGATGGTCGATTTGAATGTTCTGGTAGGTAAGTCAACTACCAAAGAGGAACTAAGCGCTCTTTTTAAGTCGTATGCAAATGGAAAGATGCAGGGGATTTTAGAAGTGGATGAACGTTATCGTGTTTCGCAGGATTTTGTCGGGTCGTCTTACAGTGCCACAGTGGCAGATGACTTGATTCAAGTTATTGACGGAAATCTGATTAAAATCATGGCATGGTACGATAACGAATGGGGCTATTCAAACCGCCTTATCGAAATGGCATTGTTTATTAATAAACAATAAAATATAATAAATTTAATCTTACAGTAAGAGGAAATAATGGAATTATTGAACATCAAAGAGTGTGACATCTACGGTAAAAAAGTATTTATCCGATGTGATTTTAATGTCCCAATGGATGATTATGGCAATATTACCGATGATCGCCGTATCCGTTCAGCCCTTTCAACGATCAATTATTGTCTTGATCAAAAATGTGCAATTATTTTGGCTTCTCACTTTGGTCGTCCAAAAGGGGAACGTGATGATAAATATACTC
Encoded proteins:
- the gap gene encoding type I glyceraldehyde-3-phosphate dehydrogenase — translated: MALKIAINGFGRIGRCVTRLIAARNDVELVAINDMASIDMVLYLLQNDSVHGQFEIDVKKVEDGYLQIGKNTVRILCEKNPENLDFGALGADVVFECSGLFLSGASTSHHLAKGVKKVILSAPTQDSAIPTFVLGVNEHLYAGQDIISNASCTTNCLGPIAKIIDETFGIEKGLMTTIHAYTNGQAIIDSAHGSDMRRSRAAALNMIPTTTGAAKAISIVLPNLEGKLHGQSVRVPTPDVSMVDLNVLVGKSTTKEELSALFKSYANGKMQGILEVDERYRVSQDFVGSSYSATVADDLIQVIDGNLIKIMAWYDNEWGYSNRLIEMALFINKQ